A stretch of the Marivirga tractuosa DSM 4126 genome encodes the following:
- a CDS encoding DUF3108 domain-containing protein has product MKSFLFLILSIIFSFNTWAQCLEQSTAYQAGEEIWYDVKYNWGVIWVDAGEVMFAVEDAKWEGYDAHWFKGYGRSMPKWDWVYKVRDTFDAIGTQEQLKPLYFHRNTSEGSYKVNNKYWFDKEKETIKAEVYNSDDEEKIKKNVPFNDCIWDVLSAIYYARNLDFKSYSSEEKIPFNLIVDGKVHNLYVRYLGKEKLEMPDEKVYNTIKFSALLVEGTIFDGGEDMTVWVTDDKNKIPLKVQAKIQVGWVKAFLKSTKGLKYGAITPLNP; this is encoded by the coding sequence ATGAAGTCATTCCTATTTCTTATTTTAAGTATTATCTTTTCATTCAATACATGGGCACAATGCCTTGAACAATCAACCGCCTACCAAGCAGGTGAAGAAATATGGTATGACGTTAAATACAATTGGGGGGTAATCTGGGTGGATGCCGGTGAGGTGATGTTTGCTGTAGAAGATGCCAAGTGGGAAGGTTATGATGCGCATTGGTTCAAAGGCTACGGTCGCTCCATGCCAAAATGGGACTGGGTTTACAAAGTAAGAGATACCTTCGATGCAATCGGTACACAAGAGCAACTCAAACCGCTTTATTTTCATAGAAATACTAGCGAAGGAAGTTATAAAGTCAATAATAAATATTGGTTTGATAAAGAAAAGGAAACTATAAAAGCCGAGGTATATAATTCTGATGATGAGGAAAAGATAAAGAAAAACGTACCATTTAATGATTGTATCTGGGATGTGCTGTCAGCAATTTATTACGCTAGAAATCTAGATTTCAAAAGTTATAGTTCAGAAGAAAAAATTCCATTCAATTTGATTGTAGATGGTAAAGTTCACAATTTATATGTTCGCTACTTAGGAAAAGAAAAACTGGAAATGCCTGATGAAAAAGTTTACAATACGATCAAATTCAGTGCCTTATTAGTAGAAGGCACCATTTTCGATGGCGGAGAAGACATGACCGTCTGGGTAACTGATGATAAAAATAAAATCCCATTAAAAGTACAGGCTAAAATTCAGGTTGGTTGGGTAAAAGCATTTCTAAAAAGCACAAAAGGCTTAAAATATGGTGCAATTACTCCGCTCAATCCCTAA
- a CDS encoding DUF2442 domain-containing protein yields the protein MKIIVDYNDSKSELKELKIHSAKYLADYAIRIKFNDGTEKVVDFKPFLSKSNHPSIKKYLDENKFSDFSLTDGNLNWNDYDLIFPIIDLYSGKIKE from the coding sequence ATGAAAATAATTGTTGATTATAATGATTCAAAATCTGAGCTAAAAGAATTAAAAATTCATTCAGCAAAATATTTAGCAGATTATGCAATCCGAATAAAATTTAATGATGGAACTGAAAAGGTTGTTGATTTCAAACCCTTTTTATCAAAGTCAAACCATCCCTCTATTAAGAAATATTTAGATGAAAATAAATTCTCAGATTTTTCATTAACGGATGGCAATTTAAACTGGAACGATTACGACCTAATCTTTCCAATTATAGACTTATATAGTGGAAAAATAAAAGAATAA
- a CDS encoding DUF4160 domain-containing protein: protein MPKIFEYLGIVIFFYSNEHEPIHVHAKKGEFQSKAEFGIRNGEITEIKIKNISGASPLKGKELKNFEIFLEKYAEKIVEKWVNYFVYHKDVEFEKITKKLK, encoded by the coding sequence ATGCCAAAGATATTCGAATATTTGGGTATTGTGATTTTCTTTTACTCTAATGAACATGAACCAATTCATGTTCACGCCAAAAAAGGAGAGTTTCAAAGCAAAGCGGAATTCGGTATTAGAAATGGTGAGATTACTGAAATAAAGATTAAAAATATTTCAGGTGCGAGTCCATTAAAAGGAAAAGAACTTAAAAACTTCGAGATTTTTCTTGAAAAATATGCGGAGAAAATAGTTGAGAAGTGGGTCAATTATTTTGTTTATCACAAGGACGTTGAATTTGAAAAAATTACAAAGAAATTAAAATGA
- a CDS encoding DUF7255 family protein — protein MATISVIQNKLINPLQQYLEKIDLRTDFLKVDIDFKKLYHQKTSHFDELAEEMELKWDDFLETDLGFSFDLLHLQPTEYHLFFEPEYHFNRYRLKTLRNKFYQDIPFFDLQKWRTYCRSKEKEAFKGGLTNEIWTNPLAENLVGKADEQGYFGGNGSPGWKLHAIANFCLDLYCRQHKIKFLRLTPYDSFMAQGKIELLGNSLKLRKQEQPIQQMISRKIGYEIPGNIHEAK, from the coding sequence ATGGCAACAATATCAGTTATCCAAAATAAGCTAATCAATCCACTTCAGCAATATCTTGAAAAGATAGACCTCAGAACTGATTTTTTGAAAGTAGACATTGACTTCAAAAAGCTCTACCATCAAAAAACTTCACATTTCGATGAACTAGCAGAGGAAATGGAATTGAAATGGGATGATTTCCTTGAAACGGATTTAGGTTTTTCATTTGACTTACTTCATCTTCAACCTACAGAATATCATTTGTTCTTTGAGCCAGAATATCATTTCAACCGCTATAGGCTCAAAACATTAAGAAACAAATTTTATCAAGATATCCCCTTCTTTGATTTACAAAAATGGAGAACTTATTGTCGATCTAAAGAAAAGGAAGCTTTTAAAGGCGGTTTAACCAATGAAATATGGACTAATCCGTTAGCTGAGAACTTAGTAGGCAAAGCCGATGAACAAGGCTATTTCGGTGGCAACGGTAGTCCAGGTTGGAAACTTCATGCCATTGCCAATTTCTGCTTAGATTTGTATTGTCGTCAGCATAAGATTAAATTCCTGCGATTAACTCCTTACGATAGCTTTATGGCACAGGGAAAAATTGAATTACTAGGGAATTCATTGAAGTTAAGGAAACAAGAACAGCCCATCCAACAAATGATTAGTAGGAAAATTGGATATGAAATTCCGGGCAATATACACGAAGCAAAATAA
- a CDS encoding PepSY-associated TM helix domain-containing protein translates to MKKITNKIHLILGLGSGLVVFIVAITGCLWVFREEIKAVTQEELIIENSNNEFLSITEAEKIAHTVYPDKLIHGILYDDTSEPIEAIFYQAEPLFYSSVFIHPTQGTILKTENHLTGFFAFVLDGHIHLWLPEAIGTQIVKWSTVLFLLLVISGIYLWWPRNKKNKKQRFKFDWKSTTKWKRKNFDLHSIFGFYVSIFALIFILTGLIMAFPIVNKAVYRAMGGQKEATFLIPDGSKYESTDVSKSIDQLLGKLQKEYPSAMDYEIHLPHSDSSAIYVEISNEDGVFYNSDFVFFDQNTFKEIPSGTYYGKYDQANIPDKLIRMNYDTHIGAIAGLPGKIIAFLASLTVASLPVTGFLLWYGRKFKKKKKKKKRIKNRELAQA, encoded by the coding sequence ATGAAGAAAATAACTAATAAAATTCATCTCATTCTAGGCTTAGGATCAGGCCTGGTTGTATTTATAGTTGCCATTACGGGATGCCTGTGGGTTTTTAGAGAAGAAATAAAAGCCGTAACACAAGAAGAACTCATAATTGAAAACTCGAATAATGAGTTCCTCAGCATTACTGAAGCAGAAAAAATTGCACATACTGTTTATCCCGATAAGTTAATACATGGCATCCTCTATGATGACACATCAGAGCCCATTGAGGCCATATTTTACCAAGCAGAACCACTTTTTTATAGCTCTGTATTTATTCACCCGACTCAGGGCACTATACTTAAAACTGAAAATCATTTAACTGGCTTCTTTGCTTTTGTATTGGATGGTCATATTCATCTTTGGCTGCCAGAAGCCATTGGAACTCAAATCGTAAAATGGTCTACGGTTCTTTTTTTACTTTTAGTCATTAGCGGAATTTACCTTTGGTGGCCAAGAAATAAAAAGAATAAAAAGCAAAGATTCAAATTTGATTGGAAATCCACCACTAAATGGAAACGAAAAAATTTTGATCTCCACAGCATTTTTGGTTTCTATGTGAGCATATTCGCCTTAATTTTTATTCTAACTGGGTTAATAATGGCTTTCCCCATCGTAAATAAAGCCGTTTACCGGGCGATGGGCGGCCAGAAAGAAGCTACCTTCCTAATTCCCGATGGTTCCAAATATGAATCAACTGATGTGTCTAAATCCATAGACCAACTATTGGGAAAATTACAGAAAGAATATCCTTCTGCTATGGACTATGAAATTCATCTTCCTCACTCAGATTCATCCGCCATTTATGTGGAGATTTCTAATGAAGACGGAGTATTTTATAATTCTGACTTTGTATTTTTCGATCAAAACACCTTTAAAGAGATTCCTTCTGGCACTTATTACGGCAAGTATGATCAAGCCAATATTCCAGATAAATTAATACGAATGAATTACGATACCCATATAGGAGCAATTGCCGGTTTACCAGGAAAAATAATTGCATTTCTCGCTAGTTTAACGGTTGCTTCTTTACCAGTAACAGGTTTTTTACTGTGGTATGGGAGAAAATTTAAAAAGAAGAAGAAAAAGAAAAAAAGAATTAAGAACAGAGAACTAGCTCAAGCCTGA
- a CDS encoding TonB-dependent siderophore receptor, whose translation MLFLNRNAELSYDNINVFEDVYSRSFTSNDLTIKNPSFGLQAQALYEISDNWTSQTAISRSNTKANGFYHYLWDLTDGENFARYISKRNSETNTTDIQQNFLGDFKIAGLRNRIVIGLDYYNSILRDNSSGYVQNGTVNIQTQEDNGVLTAAGTNALLEENFAGINEATNEVMSAYISDVINITPALSAMASVRIDRFSGKPSIYAVEPIEEQYAISPKLGLVYQVLDEKLSVFGNYMNGFVNQAPQQVADADGSNPRLKSFDPENANQYEGGIKSNFFNNRISVTASYYHITVANRLMTDPENINNSIQGGEVVSQGYEVSLTANPINGLNLIAGYSNNESEVTEDYEASGYLGLRPEEDGPAQLFNFWASYVVPSGELKGLGIGFGGNGASEHKTINRANTGTFVLPTYQVYNASLSYSNFQYDIILKMNNIMNEKYFSGWSTVTPQNLRNLSLSLNFKF comes from the coding sequence ATGCTATTTTTGAATAGAAATGCTGAGCTTTCTTATGATAACATCAATGTGTTTGAAGATGTGTATAGTCGATCATTTACCTCAAATGATTTAACTATAAAGAATCCTTCTTTTGGCTTGCAAGCTCAGGCCTTATATGAGATTTCTGATAACTGGACTTCTCAAACGGCTATTTCAAGAAGCAATACAAAGGCAAACGGCTTCTATCACTATCTATGGGATTTAACGGATGGTGAAAATTTTGCCCGATACATTTCAAAAAGAAATAGTGAAACAAATACTACCGACATCCAGCAAAATTTCCTTGGGGATTTCAAAATAGCTGGATTAAGAAATAGAATTGTGATAGGTTTAGATTACTATAATTCTATTCTCAGAGACAACAGTTCTGGATACGTGCAAAATGGTACAGTTAATATCCAAACACAAGAGGATAATGGTGTACTAACGGCAGCAGGAACAAATGCATTACTGGAAGAAAATTTTGCTGGGATAAATGAAGCCACCAATGAAGTGATGAGTGCCTACATTTCTGATGTAATCAATATCACTCCTGCCCTATCAGCTATGGCAAGTGTAAGAATTGATCGATTCTCAGGTAAACCCTCTATTTATGCTGTAGAACCAATAGAAGAACAATATGCAATTTCTCCTAAATTAGGTTTGGTGTATCAAGTTTTGGATGAAAAACTTTCTGTTTTTGGGAATTATATGAATGGATTTGTCAATCAAGCTCCGCAACAAGTTGCTGATGCGGATGGTTCTAATCCTCGATTGAAAAGCTTTGATCCTGAAAATGCGAATCAGTATGAAGGGGGGATTAAATCTAACTTCTTTAATAATAGAATAAGTGTAACTGCCAGCTACTACCATATTACGGTAGCCAATAGATTAATGACTGACCCAGAAAATATTAATAATTCCATTCAAGGTGGAGAAGTGGTGAGTCAAGGATATGAGGTCAGCCTTACTGCAAACCCAATTAATGGTTTAAATCTGATAGCAGGATATAGCAATAATGAGAGTGAAGTAACAGAAGATTATGAGGCTTCAGGCTATTTGGGATTGAGACCGGAAGAAGATGGTCCTGCTCAATTATTTAATTTCTGGGCGAGCTATGTTGTTCCTTCTGGAGAATTAAAAGGATTAGGAATTGGATTTGGAGGAAATGGTGCCAGCGAGCATAAAACTATAAACAGAGCCAATACTGGGACTTTTGTATTACCTACTTATCAGGTGTACAACGCTTCTCTTTCCTATTCTAATTTCCAGTATGACATCATATTGAAAATGAATAATATCATGAACGAGAAATATTTCTCAGGTTGGTCAACTGTCACTCCACAGAATTTAAGAAACCTTTCTCTAAGTCTTAATTTCAAGTTCTGA
- a CDS encoding TonB-dependent receptor has product MNKYLLPILLLIGMQSAFAQQSQISGTVTKTNGNPIEFVNVALKEKNTGAVTNQNGQYIISDITPGRYTLVCSFVGYQSAERKIQIKEDENLNINFTLKDDALQLDEITVNYTQKNKFHRDSSFIVSKIPLKDIENPQVYNSIPKTILKEQVVTNMNDALKNATGVTRLWESTGRGGDGAEFYSMRGFSVQPTLVNGMPAINNAGLDPANVESIDIIKGPSGTLFGSPVISYGGMINITTKQPYESFGGSINYITGSNGLNRFAADVNSKITDQSFARVNMAYNKQNSFQDAGFSESLFIAPSFKFKPSDKLTFLVNTAFSIFRKR; this is encoded by the coding sequence ATGAATAAATACTTACTCCCGATACTTCTTCTTATCGGCATGCAGTCTGCTTTTGCTCAACAAAGCCAAATATCAGGAACCGTTACAAAAACTAATGGGAATCCCATTGAATTTGTGAATGTTGCCTTAAAAGAAAAAAACACTGGGGCAGTTACTAACCAAAACGGACAGTACATTATTTCCGATATTACTCCCGGTAGATATACATTAGTTTGCTCTTTTGTGGGCTATCAATCAGCTGAGAGAAAAATTCAAATTAAAGAAGATGAGAATTTGAACATTAATTTCACCTTAAAAGACGATGCGCTTCAGTTGGATGAAATCACGGTTAATTATACTCAAAAGAATAAATTTCACCGTGATAGTAGTTTTATTGTTTCAAAAATTCCTTTAAAAGACATTGAAAATCCACAGGTATATAATTCTATCCCTAAAACTATTTTAAAAGAGCAGGTAGTTACCAATATGAATGATGCATTGAAAAATGCCACTGGTGTCACCCGTTTATGGGAATCTACCGGAAGAGGTGGAGATGGTGCTGAATTCTATTCCATGAGAGGATTTTCAGTGCAGCCTACTTTAGTCAATGGAATGCCCGCTATCAATAATGCAGGACTTGACCCTGCTAATGTGGAATCCATTGATATTATCAAAGGTCCTTCTGGGACATTATTTGGCAGTCCTGTAATATCTTATGGCGGTATGATCAATATCACGACCAAACAGCCGTATGAATCATTTGGCGGATCAATCAATTACATAACTGGAAGTAATGGATTAAATAGATTTGCAGCAGATGTGAATTCCAAAATAACGGATCAATCTTTTGCTAGGGTTAACATGGCTTATAACAAACAAAACTCTTTTCAAGATGCAGGTTTTAGTGAATCGCTTTTTATAGCACCCTCATTTAAATTTAAGCCTTCTGATAAATTAACATTCTTAGTGAATACTGCATTTTCTATCTTCAGAAAGCGCTAA
- a CDS encoding TonB-dependent receptor, with product MLKKIIFASALLLTINNIDLLAQYQITTLILDEESEEPVIGATVHSKELNLGAVTDTDGKAVIINIPEGKHQFQISFVGYETMTFELVFPSKEATELLTFKLHHGHDEMEEVVVSSTRSSRTIDDIPTRIEMIAGEELAEKGNMKPGDIRMLLNESTGIRTQQTSATSYNSSIRIQGLDGKYTQLLRDGLPLFSGYSGSLSLMQIAPLDLKQVEVIKGANSTLYGGGAIAGLVNLISKDPKTEPELSMMFNGTSALGLDVSSFYANRNDKIGTTIFASYNKGTAYDPAGIGLTAIPEFDRFTLNPELFIYPRDETKIEIGLNMVKEERLGGNIDFINGEVVNNPYYELNETDRVSSQILIDHSFEDNFKASFKNSISYFDRRIEIPDYSFSGLQFSSFSELNFNYVMENSEWIGGLNLWTDNFDQSEGGSGFIHNFQENTTGIFLQNTYDFSENIAVESGLRLDYNNQYGFFPLPRLSLMYTPTNSLTFRMGGGLGYKTPTVFSEEAETLQFQSVRPLDRSELLAERSYGANFDINYSYSFTEKLSLTSNALFFYTQIENPLNLVPVQNQFEFSQSAGFIDSKGIELNLKWGYEDFKLFTGYTFADVNRTRNNTTVQMPLVAKHRLNNVLMYEKHGNFWLGLEAYYFSPQKLNDGETGQSYWIFGLMSEKRFSKMFSVFLNFENFTDTRQTAFDTVYRGNIENPQFRDIYAPVDGFVINGGIKLNLL from the coding sequence ATGCTTAAAAAGATTATTTTTGCTAGTGCTCTGTTATTGACAATCAATAACATTGATTTACTAGCGCAATACCAAATTACGACTTTAATACTGGACGAAGAAAGCGAAGAACCAGTAATAGGAGCCACTGTTCATAGCAAAGAATTGAATTTAGGAGCTGTGACCGATACTGATGGAAAAGCGGTTATAATTAATATTCCTGAAGGAAAACATCAGTTTCAAATTAGTTTTGTGGGCTACGAAACCATGACCTTCGAATTGGTATTTCCTTCTAAAGAAGCCACTGAATTATTAACTTTTAAACTTCATCATGGACATGATGAAATGGAAGAGGTCGTAGTGAGTTCTACAAGGTCAAGCCGAACCATTGATGATATTCCGACTAGAATAGAGATGATTGCTGGTGAAGAACTGGCAGAGAAAGGCAATATGAAGCCGGGTGACATCCGGATGTTATTAAATGAAAGTACCGGTATAAGAACTCAGCAAACATCAGCTACAAGTTATAATTCCAGTATTCGGATTCAAGGTCTGGATGGAAAATATACGCAACTCTTGCGTGATGGATTACCACTTTTTTCTGGTTATTCAGGTAGTTTGAGCTTAATGCAAATAGCCCCTTTGGATTTAAAGCAAGTTGAGGTTATTAAAGGTGCCAACTCTACCTTGTATGGTGGAGGTGCCATAGCTGGACTAGTCAATTTGATCTCTAAGGATCCTAAAACTGAACCTGAATTAAGCATGATGTTTAACGGAACATCGGCTTTGGGATTGGATGTTAGCAGTTTTTATGCTAATAGAAATGATAAAATAGGAACTACAATTTTCGCATCTTATAATAAAGGAACTGCTTATGACCCGGCTGGTATAGGATTAACAGCAATCCCTGAATTTGATCGTTTTACACTCAACCCTGAACTTTTTATTTATCCCAGGGACGAAACTAAAATAGAGATTGGATTAAATATGGTGAAAGAAGAGCGTTTGGGTGGAAACATTGATTTTATTAATGGAGAGGTTGTCAATAACCCATATTATGAATTAAATGAAACAGATCGTGTCTCAAGTCAAATTTTAATTGATCATTCTTTTGAAGATAATTTTAAAGCTTCCTTTAAAAATAGCATTAGTTATTTTGATAGAAGAATAGAAATTCCAGATTACAGTTTTTCAGGACTGCAGTTTTCTTCCTTTAGTGAGTTGAACTTCAATTATGTAATGGAAAATTCAGAGTGGATTGGTGGATTAAACTTATGGACTGATAATTTTGATCAAAGCGAAGGTGGTAGTGGTTTTATCCATAATTTCCAAGAAAATACTACAGGTATATTTTTGCAAAACACTTATGATTTCTCTGAAAATATTGCAGTAGAGAGTGGCTTAAGATTGGATTACAACAATCAATATGGGTTTTTCCCTTTGCCAAGATTGTCGCTTATGTACACTCCAACAAACAGTCTTACATTTAGAATGGGGGGAGGTTTAGGGTATAAAACGCCAACGGTATTTTCTGAAGAAGCTGAGACTCTACAATTTCAAAGTGTGAGACCATTGGATAGGTCTGAATTATTAGCAGAACGTTCTTATGGTGCTAATTTTGATATTAATTATAGCTATAGCTTTACAGAAAAGTTATCATTAACCTCTAATGCTTTATTCTTCTACACCCAAATTGAGAATCCATTGAATTTGGTTCCGGTTCAAAATCAATTTGAATTTAGCCAATCCGCTGGCTTTATTGATTCTAAGGGAATAGAATTAAACTTGAAATGGGGTTATGAAGATTTTAAACTTTTCACAGGCTATACTTTTGCAGATGTTAATAGAACCCGTAATAATACCACTGTTCAAATGCCTTTAGTAGCGAAGCATCGATTAAACAATGTGTTGATGTACGAAAAGCATGGAAATTTCTGGTTGGGATTAGAAGCTTATTATTTCAGTCCGCAAAAACTCAATGATGGTGAAACAGGACAGTCCTATTGGATTTTTGGATTAATGTCTGAAAAGCGATTTAGCAAAATGTTTTCTGTGTTTCTAAACTTTGAGAATTTTACCGATACCAGGCAAACGGCTTTTGATACTGTGTATAGAGGAAATATAGAAAATCCACAATTTCGTGATATCTATGCTCCCGTTGATGGGTTTGTGATTAATGGAGGGATTAAATTGAATTTACTATAA